The proteins below come from a single Polynucleobacter necessarius genomic window:
- a CDS encoding FeoA family protein, translated as MAQKHNRSLYSMHLDQVDLGSLYRVSEVNAPKGAPQIKGQLEDIGFLPGEQVTLLRKGLLKRGPYLVRVGASTFALRESEARMIAVERIAHV; from the coding sequence ATGGCCCAAAAACACAATCGCTCTCTGTATTCAATGCATCTAGATCAAGTTGACCTTGGTAGTCTATATCGCGTAAGCGAGGTAAACGCCCCCAAAGGTGCTCCGCAAATTAAGGGGCAATTGGAGGACATTGGGTTTTTGCCAGGAGAGCAGGTCACATTACTTCGCAAAGGTTTGCTGAAGAGAGGTCCCTACCTTGTTCGCGTTGGCGCCTCTACCTTTGCCTTGCGTGAATCCGAGGCGCGTATGATTGCTGTTGAACGTATTGCTCATGTCTGA
- a CDS encoding FMN-binding negative transcriptional regulator, translating into MYLPKHFAVDDPAILAQLIAEYPLATLVGNLDNHLEVNHLPLMLSADQSKLYGHIARVNPLVKIAASNNTNVTAIFHGPDAYVTPAWYPSKKETGKVVPIWNYAVVHAQGTLKLIEDSQWLRSHVAQMTNIHEPTNQSNWKLDDAPEDYAQMMLRAIVGIEIDVQNLVGKFKLSQNRPPEDYAAVVDVLDKSPAEVLQEMRKLMKPH; encoded by the coding sequence ATGTACTTACCAAAACACTTTGCCGTTGATGATCCCGCAATCCTAGCGCAGCTGATTGCGGAATATCCTTTGGCCACTCTGGTTGGAAATTTAGACAATCATCTGGAGGTCAATCACCTCCCATTAATGTTAAGCGCGGATCAATCCAAACTTTATGGTCACATTGCCAGAGTGAATCCCCTGGTCAAAATTGCCGCCAGCAATAACACGAATGTGACCGCAATTTTTCATGGGCCAGATGCGTATGTAACCCCTGCCTGGTATCCATCCAAAAAAGAAACGGGCAAAGTGGTTCCTATATGGAACTATGCGGTCGTTCATGCTCAGGGCACACTCAAGTTAATTGAAGATTCCCAATGGCTAAGAAGTCATGTAGCGCAAATGACAAATATTCATGAGCCCACCAATCAATCCAACTGGAAACTCGATGATGCTCCCGAAGATTATGCTCAGATGATGCTTAGAGCCATCGTTGGCATTGAGATTGATGTCCAGAATTTGGTCGGCAAGTTCAAGCTCAGCCAAAACCGCCCACCAGAGGACTATGCCGCTGTCGTTGATGTCCTGGACAAATCCCCTGCAGAGGTATTGCAGGAAATGCGCAAACTCATGAAACCTCACTAA